A stretch of Paenibacillus sp. URB8-2 DNA encodes these proteins:
- a CDS encoding ABC-F family ATP-binding cassette domain-containing protein yields the protein MSLLTVEDVSHNFGDRQLFKNVSFRLLAGEHVGLVGANGVGKSTLMNILTGKLLKDSGKVEWTPRVRYGYLDQHTVLTPGKTVRDVLKDAFLPLLELEQEMMGITEKMADASPEELELLLEQMGEIQEQLDLGDFYLIDVKVEEMGNGLGLSAIGLDRDVAALSGGQRTKVLLAKLLLEKPNVLLLDEPTNYLDVEHIDWLTNYLKQYPYAFMLISHDTEFMNKVVDVVYHLEFAKLTRYTANYEKFLDMAYINKTQHIEAYEKQQEFIKKQEDFIQRNKARYSTSGRAKSREKQLDRLERIDRPEEAAKPTFQFKESRASGKTVFEGIDFEIGYDRPLLPKLNMTIERGEKIAIVGCNGVGKSTLLKTILGAIPPLSGKTYLGDFLSPAYFQQEVKAGNLTPIDDVWNEFSSLNQHEVRAHLARCGLKNEHITRPLNMLSGGEQAKVRLCKLLMRESNWILFDEPTNHLDVVAKEELKRALKEFKGTVLLVSHEPDFYEDWVTKTWDVEQWSTQSV from the coding sequence ATGAGTTTACTTACTGTAGAAGACGTTTCCCACAATTTTGGGGACCGTCAGCTGTTCAAGAATGTATCGTTCCGGCTGCTTGCCGGAGAGCATGTCGGGCTTGTAGGAGCGAACGGGGTCGGCAAGTCGACCTTGATGAATATTTTGACGGGAAAGCTGCTGAAGGACAGCGGCAAAGTGGAGTGGACTCCGAGGGTCCGCTATGGTTACCTGGACCAGCACACGGTGCTCACGCCGGGCAAGACGGTGCGCGATGTGCTGAAGGACGCTTTTTTGCCGCTGCTTGAGCTGGAACAGGAAATGATGGGCATCACCGAGAAAATGGCCGACGCCTCGCCGGAAGAGCTCGAGCTTCTGCTTGAGCAGATGGGCGAGATCCAGGAACAGCTTGATCTCGGCGACTTCTACTTGATTGACGTCAAGGTGGAGGAGATGGGCAACGGGCTCGGACTGTCCGCAATCGGACTGGACCGGGATGTGGCCGCCCTGAGCGGCGGACAACGTACGAAAGTTCTGCTGGCCAAGCTGCTGCTGGAGAAACCGAACGTACTGCTGCTCGATGAGCCGACCAACTATCTCGATGTGGAGCACATCGATTGGCTGACTAATTATTTGAAGCAGTACCCGTATGCGTTCATGCTGATTTCCCATGATACGGAGTTTATGAACAAGGTCGTGGATGTCGTCTACCATTTGGAATTTGCGAAGCTGACGCGTTATACGGCCAATTACGAGAAGTTCCTGGACATGGCTTACATCAATAAGACACAGCACATCGAAGCGTATGAGAAGCAGCAGGAATTTATTAAAAAGCAGGAAGATTTCATCCAGCGCAACAAAGCCCGTTACTCGACTTCGGGACGGGCGAAGAGCCGCGAGAAGCAGCTTGATCGCTTGGAACGGATCGACCGGCCGGAAGAAGCCGCCAAGCCGACTTTCCAGTTCAAAGAGAGCCGGGCGAGCGGCAAGACGGTGTTCGAGGGCATCGACTTCGAGATCGGCTACGACCGTCCGCTGCTCCCCAAGCTGAACATGACGATCGAGCGGGGCGAGAAGATCGCCATCGTCGGCTGCAACGGAGTCGGCAAATCGACGCTGCTGAAGACGATTCTGGGCGCCATTCCGCCGCTCAGCGGAAAGACTTACCTGGGCGACTTCCTGTCCCCCGCTTACTTTCAGCAGGAGGTCAAAGCCGGCAACCTCACTCCGATCGACGATGTCTGGAATGAGTTCTCCAGCCTGAATCAGCATGAAGTCCGGGCGCATTTGGCGCGCTGCGGCCTGAAGAACGAGCATATAACCCGTCCGCTGAACATGCTGAGCGGGGGAGAGCAGGCGAAAGTGCGGCTGTGCAAGCTGTTGATGCGCGAGAGCAACTGGATCTTGTTCGACGAACCTACGAACCATCTGGACGTCGTGGCCAAGGAAGAGTTGAAGCGGGCGCTCAAAGAGTTCAA
- a CDS encoding serine/threonine protein kinase: MRYKSKLIRGQILGGRYLVSGIIGSGGSSHVHLAEDLRLVGKRWAIKECVAEDLYGNVQAEAELLIALDHQRLPRVADFFPPDEDGYSYLVMDYIEGLTLDRYMDSVGRKIPGDTLLLFARQLLEVLHYLHEHRPPIVYRDLKPSNIMLTPENGLMLIDFGIARRHRDGAGEDTVKLGTVGFAAPEQYGSGQSDHRSDLYGLGALLLYLATGGKSSWWSAGMERRLEGRVPEPLIPVLRRLLRPRPEDRFGSAGEVLRILEGVKAVRSAGTRKKEPAAEILPSSGKASIVTMMGTASGIGTTHASLAAASVLGRYGKAAWVDYAPESPVYGRISVLAEAAGRRTPSEGTGGPIEINGVHCWKRPEDGGLEELAGQYRYVVLDMGIGAYEGASAEFARGDIPLLLASGADWRMEETLMWLRRSGWRQDGGWKIVLPLAGRQAAELLKGTLGSREVYTLPYQPEPFEAGGSLESALRDLFAGILKKDSRQKKGSFLQRKKR; encoded by the coding sequence ATGCGGTATAAATCAAAGCTAATACGGGGTCAAATTCTGGGCGGCAGGTACTTGGTATCCGGCATCATCGGTTCGGGGGGAAGCAGCCATGTGCATCTGGCCGAGGATTTGCGGCTGGTCGGCAAGCGCTGGGCCATTAAAGAATGCGTGGCAGAGGATCTTTACGGGAATGTGCAGGCAGAGGCGGAGCTGCTGATCGCCTTGGATCACCAGCGCCTTCCGAGGGTTGCCGATTTCTTTCCACCGGATGAAGACGGTTATTCCTATCTTGTGATGGACTATATCGAAGGGTTGACGCTGGACCGCTATATGGATTCTGTGGGCCGCAAGATTCCGGGAGACACTTTGCTTCTGTTCGCGAGGCAGCTGCTGGAAGTGCTGCATTATCTTCATGAGCACCGCCCGCCTATCGTTTACCGCGATTTGAAACCCTCGAATATTATGCTGACTCCGGAGAACGGACTCATGCTGATCGATTTCGGGATTGCCCGCAGGCACAGGGACGGCGCGGGCGAAGATACGGTCAAGCTGGGAACGGTTGGATTCGCCGCCCCGGAGCAGTACGGAAGCGGCCAGAGCGATCACCGGTCCGATCTGTATGGTTTGGGAGCCCTGCTGCTGTACTTGGCCACGGGCGGGAAGTCCAGCTGGTGGTCTGCCGGGATGGAGCGCAGGCTTGAAGGCCGTGTTCCGGAGCCGCTCATTCCCGTGCTGCGGCGGCTGCTTCGGCCCAGGCCTGAGGACCGTTTCGGGAGTGCTGGAGAAGTGCTTCGGATACTGGAAGGGGTGAAGGCTGTCCGTTCTGCCGGGACACGGAAGAAAGAGCCGGCGGCGGAAATCCTTCCTTCGTCAGGCAAGGCAAGCATCGTGACAATGATGGGTACGGCATCCGGCATCGGCACCACGCATGCGTCGCTGGCCGCTGCAAGTGTGCTGGGCCGCTATGGCAAGGCGGCCTGGGTCGATTATGCGCCGGAATCGCCTGTCTACGGGAGAATCAGCGTTTTGGCCGAAGCCGCCGGGAGGCGGACTCCATCCGAGGGGACGGGTGGTCCCATTGAGATTAACGGCGTTCATTGCTGGAAGCGACCCGAGGACGGCGGATTGGAGGAACTGGCAGGCCAATACCGATACGTTGTCCTTGATATGGGCATTGGAGCGTATGAGGGGGCTTCCGCGGAATTTGCCCGCGGCGACATTCCCCTGCTGTTGGCATCGGGGGCCGATTGGCGTATGGAGGAGACGCTAATGTGGCTGCGCCGCAGCGGGTGGCGGCAGGACGGCGGCTGGAAGATTGTCCTGCCGCTGGCTGGACGCCAAGCCGCCGAATTGTTGAAAGGGACGCTGGGCAGCCGGGAAGTGTATACACTTCCCTATCAGCCTGAGCCTTTCGAAGCCGGAGGAAGCCTGGAATCGGCGCTGCGGGATTTGTTCGCCGGAATACTGAAAAAGGATAGCAGGCAGAAAAAGGGAAGCTTTCTACAGCGAAAAAAAAGATGA